ACACTTGCATTCATAATTTAAATCAGGATAGCATGCTCGATTTCAAGTACCAGTATCACATATTACTCTAGGATGTCAAGTTTCCTACCATTATTTCCAAATTTGTAAAACCTCCAGATGTCCCTCATgtgataattattttcaaaaataaggaCAAATTACTACTTGTAGATAGATTTTGTTACAGGGTCAACAAAAAGTCAGagaacagaattttattttttgaactattGCAGGTAAAGCAACGAAACTTTACACATGAGTACTATGTTAATTACAGAGTgtctctcattatttaatttctaaatttctaTCATCAAAATGTGCAGTGTCTTTCTAACAAACATTCGCTGATTGAAAAAGTGGCCATTAACTTGAACCTAGATATTACTATGTTTATCGGAACATTGGCTTTCCTCTGAGGAACTCAATGAATAATTCTAACATTGGTAACCTTTCATTAGCCTATGGTTACTGCCGCTCCTCAAGGATACACGGTGGAGTAGCCATATATTCTAGGTTCTCACCCACTCAATATaaggtaattgaaaaataaatagccTATCCACTGAACTGGATTGCGAACTAGCCTGCATTTGAACTTGTAGATCTaaacttagttttaattaatgtgtACAGAAGTCCAAATGGACACTATGACAATTTTATGGATATAATGGAAAAAAGTGTTAAGCCATATTAATCAAAAAAGTGGAAACGCAATTGTGTGCGGAGACTTCAACCTTCACTTTTCGCCTCAAGGCCAGGACAAGAATGCCGGAAAACTTTGTTAACCTTTGCTCCATGTATGGACTTAAAATCACAATAACTGACCCCACTCGACATAACACTTGTTTAGACAATGTTTTCACTTCCTTTGGGGATCAGTTAAATGTTAGCTTAAGAAACTTCCATGTTAGTGATCACTTAGGTCaacttttttgtgttaaaaaaaatgtagagttagtttcaaatttttaatagcaACCCTTGTCCTAGTCTATAAAAAAATGTGccaaatattaatgataaaaaccATCAATCTGTTTAAGTATCTGTTAAGTAAGGAAAGCTGGTCTGATGTTTTTATTGACGAAAGTATTAATGAGAATTTTAACAACTttggtaaatagttttaaatattattatgacataagtttttactaaacatattagAATAAACCCTGAAACACTAAGAAACCCAATAGGCCTACAGGAGGTACACATTGGTACACCTCCTGAGCTTGGAGAAATAAAGAATAGGCTAGACTTTCTCTACTCACTAGCTAAAAATGGGAGTGAACAGCAAAATTTGCAATCTCTTTAGAACTAGTTTATAATAGCTTAAAGCatgttatagaacaaaataagaGAAGCAAAAAGGAggcaaatatgttaaaaataaagtgttcagAAAACCAAACTAAATCATTGTggaatattgtaaaataagtcTTAAGAAGGGTCAAGTGGAACTCATAGgtttgataataatgtttttactccagatgaatttaataattattttgtaaatgtttcaaaagaaatCAAACAGACCCTGACTAGTCAAAATACAACTCATTGTGCTTTAGATTTTTTAGTTCGTAGAGATGTTCCTGAGActgtaacttgttttattttaatgatgtcTCTGAAAATGATGTATTAAATGTAGATTAAACAGTTGTCCAATAAGTCAAGCAAAGATCATTTTGGTTTCTCAAACAGACTGGTAAAAAGATACCATCTGCTGTTACATCACTCCTCTTACTGCTCTAATTAATAAGTGTCTGTCCTCAAGGTGAATTTCCTAACATTTTAAAGGTTACTAAGGTgattcctgtttttaaaaagggtaaaaaagaTCAACTTAACAACTTTTAGACCTATTGCAATTGTTCCTGTCTTATCTAaggtaatagaaattataatcagCAAACAGCTTATGCATTACATGAAGTTTAACAAGTTAATCTGTAgttcacaatttggttttagaaaaagGTCTTTCTACAGCCAATGCCTTAATAAAATTGGTGGAACAAATTCTAGGCTGCTTTGAAGAAAAGGAACTTGCTGCGGTCACCTTTTGTGacctcagcaaggcctttgactgtgtgtcTCACGagcttttagtaaaataaacttcAGCACTATAAAATTGAAGGCTCTgccttaaaaattttccaaagttaCCTGAAAAATCGCAAACAATATGTAGTAAGCAACAACAAGGAATCAAGCAGCCTAGATGTAAATTGTGGTCTGTTCCCGCAAGGGTCAGTGCTTGGCCCCATACTTTTCATTATTATGATCAATGATTTGAGTGAATGTGTACCTGCGGATGTCGTCctctatgctgatgacactacaatcataaataaacaaccTAGTAGCAGTCTAGCATTGGGCACATggctaaatcaaatcaaaatctcatTCAAAATTGGTTGACTGCTAATGAAttggtattaaatacaaataaaacagtgaCAACCATTTTtttggccttaaagaaaaaaccaGAACAAAATACAGAAAATCCAACTTTTTTTGGGCTTAACCCTTGATCCAACATTATGTTGGCATCAACACATAATTGGTCTCAAAATTAATACTTAGCAGAAGCATTTATGCCTTAAAACGCTTATGTGGTGAATTGGACCAGAACGGGATCCGCACCTGCCTATTTTGGTATTTTCCAATCACATATTACCTATGGTCTTGTTGTATGGGGTGGAGCCCTCCCATGCGAAGAGGTATATACTACAGAAAAAAGGCTATCCGTATCATTTGCTGGAGCTGAGGTAGGCTTGATCACTGTAGGGATATTTTTGTACAGCTCAGGATTCTCACTCTACCTTGTCTGTATATAATGCAATGCTTTGTTGTATCTTAGAAAAAATGAAGACAGAATTATGCTCAGAAATGAAATCCACTCGTACAATACAAGAAAAGAAAtagccatttaataaatttacctccACATAGACTTAGCAAAAGTGAAAAAAACCCTCTGCACATTGCATCTAAATTCATGAATAAATTGCctatggaaatgaaaaaattaaaagactgttctttttaaatcaaaattatataatttcttgttaaataatgcattttattcaataagtgaGTTTTTATTGAGTCAATGGACTGACAATGACTTCTTTAACTAGTgaagtacaattataaaattatactgaCCTGCCTATtgtatttgtgtgaaatatcttgtggccaataaattattctattctattctatatctaaaaatgtactttttttagcAAACTTATATTTTTTCCATCATACTGGGGTTGGTCCACAAGgaatcagaagaaaatcttaaacgaGAGCATACATCAAGTTGCACAATAAATTAAAGGTTAGGAGAACACAATGCCACAAACCCAACTTCAAAAAGTTCATCCAAGCCAAAGGTGGTTTAAAGCTACAAACTGGAGGTTGTTCAATAAAGCTTAGTTGTCATCCCTTGAGttagataaaataatgaaactcCAAAAATCTCACAgcgtacaaaaataaattttgtaattgtgaatgattttacaaaacattCAGAAACGGCCTAGGAGCCTTTGAAAATGTTCTACATGTCACAAAATAATAGAACTTTTAGTAGTTCCAGATGAGGTTAACTTTATAGCTTACCTTTTTTTACAATGGATGCCCAAACTGTTTTCTCTCTGCAGTTTGACAGTGAGCAAGGCAGTTGTAGTAGCCATCCATAACATTTCATAGCATCTCGGCAGACATGCCTGCTGCTTCATGtagtattttttgtgttaaatcaTTCAAGTTAGAGGGCTTGGTCTCATAAACTTTGCCCAAAGGTGACATACCGAATTTAATGTACAACTTGACCTAtactctcatttaagattttcttctgacttctTGTGGACCTTCTCCAGTATGACAGAAAACTTTATATTcacttaaaaaagtagatttttaggtataGTACGTACTTTTGTGTAAAGTTTCCTTCCTTTACCTGCAATAGTTCAAAGATAAAATGCCGTCCCCAAACTTTTTTTTGGATACTGTGTACGAAATCAATCTATTTCAATTGACTTTATGGAAGtagaagttaattaaaatttctacatAACTTCATCGAATATGATTCCTAGAGTTCAAAACCACCCCTGATCTAAAGTTTATACACATAATACGACTTATAAAAACGATAAGTATCCCCAAAAAAGGCTCAAACAAATTGAAACTTGGAACTGTacaaaaattaatctaataaataTCTTGGATAGAATACCATTTTGTTCTAATATGCTGGCCTTTCAAATTGATAAAAATCACAACTCGGTTCTTTGCAGGcctatgtaaaattaaaaagatgtTTGTTTCAGAATACATATAACATGtcctaaacattttgttataaccaTTTTTTTGTGTCACTAACAGTTTTCAAGATACTGAAGTACATGAAAATCTGatgagaaattaattattaacattgtgGTTATCataaaatctacctacttcttctaAATGAGCCAAACGACTATTTTATTTTCTGGTTGGGACAatgcttttatgaatcttacttTGAACTTGTGACAAATTCAAAGTATAACCACTCATATTTTCCATAACTTACCTTGCACACACCAGTTCCATAACTCTTTCTGTTTGTTATTACGGATCATGTTGAATGTTTGGGAGGTTAGTATTACAATTACATGTATAATAACTagtgaactaaaaccctttttcaaattatttattacactgatgatggttgaatactGAAACACGTTTATggctataaaaaaaaattttttaagggttttagtttactattcattatactaatataaagataaccctttAATTTGGAGTTAATAACTAttgtcctggcggagcaagtactttttgtgattcaatgtttattgaaattaaattaggctattgccacttatacaaatttaatgaatgaatatatatatatatatatacagagaccagtatcaaacaaacaaaatattttaaactgctttattaaaatttaaatacttacgcAATCAGTTTGTTTTCTTCCActgacaataattttttttatctgttttctTGTTGGTTCAATGTCAACTCGAAGAGAGTGATACACTATATTAGCTTCTCGTTGGCTTGGGAATGGAATTTCTATTTTTCTGCAGAATtgttaagaattataaaaaacatactaGTTGAATTAGTTACTatagaatttattaaaacttactaGTTCAATTATTTGGATCAAGAACTTTAAATAAAGTCTAACAGACAATTTCAACTGATTTACGGATGGCCATCTTGATTGGAATCCAATAAAAACAGTGTTAAGCTTCAAACACATTAAACACACTTTTACTTTTAATCATAGCAGTACAGGAATTGtctcttttttttaaagaaacacatGCAAAGacctttgattttattttattaaccaataaaaatatcaaaaaataaatcttaactattttaccttccaatgtttaaatattcagaaagtataaactttataataaaaactgaacAGTACTTGAATAagtatatatcatatttttaaataagacatcCCATAAccaaaaagttaaagttaaagtcAAAGTTATTTCACCACAAGGGCTCCTATTGTAATTAAAAGAAAGACTGGCAAACACTTACtataactatggtgggaagggttgattcaatgtaaattgatccagtcacagacttgacttttAGAATCTGTTGTCATGATtgtatgaagagatccaaaaaaagggGCTCAAAATGAACTGTTTACAtatttcaacatcagagacacctagaataCAAAGTATAGTGTAATCTTCAGCCGAGAGCAGCAAAGAAAGCCGTTGGGGTCTGGCCAATAGTGTCACAGTCCGTCATCGCTGTTGCCATATCGCCTTGCACCTGGCAAACTGCTTTTATTTTGGTGGCTTACATTTTTTTAGGAAACCTAGTTAAGGTTTATCTCATTCACAAGTGGTTAATCAGCATaataagtgttactgaaatctaATTTGTGCAATATATAGACATACTAAAcacttcttttatttattttatttctatcaccataaattaaaaataacattttaatttgtatatttttaacactaactAGTTAGGAaggaatttgtaaaaaaaatgtaaaaagtaattctTGGCAATTATTGGTAAACTTAATGAAATCTAGCTCGTTTTCACATTC
The Homalodisca vitripennis isolate AUS2020 chromosome 4, UT_GWSS_2.1, whole genome shotgun sequence DNA segment above includes these coding regions:
- the LOC124360620 gene encoding uncharacterized protein LOC124360620, with translation MEVNDMVSLKIEIPFPSQREANIVYHSLRVDIEPTRKQIKKIIVSGRKQTDCGVNCSRRKKPEDRNELIHGFSHLVD